One window of the Salvelinus fontinalis isolate EN_2023a chromosome 2, ASM2944872v1, whole genome shotgun sequence genome contains the following:
- the LOC129811912 gene encoding vesicle-associated membrane protein 8-like, whose product MADYSSQQPASSKMDSVQGQVNEVKVILKDNINKVLERGERLDDLVDKTHDLQATADSFQRTSTRVARKYWWKNAKMMIIIGVIVLIILILIILFATGVIPS is encoded by the exons ATG gCTGACTACAGTTCTCAACAGCCAGCCTCCTCTAAGATGGACTCGGTGCAGGGCCAAGTCAATGAAGTTAAAGTTATACTCAAAGACaacatcaacaaagtactggagaggggagagaggttagATGACTTGGTTGACAAGACACATGACCTACAAGCAACC GCAGACTCCTTTCAGAGGACATCTACACGGGTAGCCCGGAAGTACTGGTGGAAGAACGCCAAGATGATGATCATCATTGGAGTGATAGTTCTgatcatcctcatcctcatcatcctgttTGCTACAGGTGTCATCCCCAGTTAA